One Anthonomus grandis grandis chromosome 12, icAntGran1.3, whole genome shotgun sequence DNA window includes the following coding sequences:
- the LOC126743209 gene encoding uncharacterized protein LOC126743209 isoform X1 produces MSNASVEIKNTIGLLCKILNVVYSSNLKPEHFRLAKFNKTEDNVASTFMTALTKIVNKQTPKELQEHMHTLNYKRKQFYNVNLENCTESRELLLALAYLVLTMLQADLLQKLDSVAECPNVSQPVLEEPELSMSNLKGQDLKNYKLWLSGKIISNKNMKSEYDEIIKKLQNKFNKLLNIKAHSSLTLYEILALKNAEIKDQYIQDTEYIVSIMHVYTEWAKKEKIFWKWMVGYSIGGSEEKLLVNK; encoded by the exons ATGTCAAACGCAAGtgtggaaataaaaaataccatagGACTTTTGTGTaagattttaaatgttgtttataGCTCAAATTTAAAACCGGAACATTTCCGCTTGGCAAAATTTAATAAGACTGAAGACAATGTT GCTTCCACTTTTATGACTGCCCTGACCAAAATAGTTAACAAACAGACACCAAAGGAATTACAAGAACATATGCACACCCtaaattataaacgaaaacAGTTTTATAATGTGAATTTGGAAAACTGTACTGAGAGTCGAGAATTGCTTCTTGCATTAGCCTATCTCGTTTTAACAATGCTGCAAGCAGATTTACTCCAAAAATTAGACAGTGTAGCAGAGTGTCCAAACGTATCTCAACCTGTTCTGGAAGAACCAGAATTATCTATGTCAAATTTAAAAGGGcaagacttaaaaaattacaaactatGGTTGAGTGGGAAAATTATATCTAACAAGAACATGAAATCTGAATATGatgaaataattaagaaattgcAGAATAAA tttaataaactattaaacataaaagcCCATAGTTCACTCACCCTATATGAAATTCTTGCCTTAAAAAATGCAGAAATCAAGGATCAATATATTCAAGATACAGAATacattgtgtccattatgcatGTGTATACAGAATGGgcgaaaaaagaga
- the LOC126743209 gene encoding uncharacterized protein LOC126743209 isoform X2, which yields MSNASVEIKNTIGLLCKILNVVYSSNLKPEHFRLAKFNKTEDNVASTFMTALTKIVNKQTPKELQEHMHTLNYKRKQFYNVNLENCTESRELLLALAYLVLTMLQADLLQKLDSVAECPNVSQPVLEEPELSMSNLKGQDLKNYKLWLSGKIISNKNMKSEYDEIIKKLQNKFNKLLNIKAHSSLTLYEILALKNAEIKDQYIQDTEYIVSIMHVYTEWAKKEKIFWKWMGTVLEEVKKSC from the exons ATGTCAAACGCAAGtgtggaaataaaaaataccatagGACTTTTGTGTaagattttaaatgttgtttataGCTCAAATTTAAAACCGGAACATTTCCGCTTGGCAAAATTTAATAAGACTGAAGACAATGTT GCTTCCACTTTTATGACTGCCCTGACCAAAATAGTTAACAAACAGACACCAAAGGAATTACAAGAACATATGCACACCCtaaattataaacgaaaacAGTTTTATAATGTGAATTTGGAAAACTGTACTGAGAGTCGAGAATTGCTTCTTGCATTAGCCTATCTCGTTTTAACAATGCTGCAAGCAGATTTACTCCAAAAATTAGACAGTGTAGCAGAGTGTCCAAACGTATCTCAACCTGTTCTGGAAGAACCAGAATTATCTATGTCAAATTTAAAAGGGcaagacttaaaaaattacaaactatGGTTGAGTGGGAAAATTATATCTAACAAGAACATGAAATCTGAATATGatgaaataattaagaaattgcAGAATAAA tttaataaactattaaacataaaagcCCATAGTTCACTCACCCTATATGAAATTCTTGCCTTAAAAAATGCAGAAATCAAGGATCAATATATTCAAGATACAGAATacattgtgtccattatgcatGTGTATACAGAATGGgcgaaaaaagaga